One segment of Salvelinus fontinalis isolate EN_2023a chromosome 12, ASM2944872v1, whole genome shotgun sequence DNA contains the following:
- the LOC129867524 gene encoding membralin-like isoform X1, whose translation MSDNQGNPNNNIPQNNNGGANRIRNPNINQNPLISVRDRLFHALFFKMAVTYARLFPPSFRRIFEFFILLKALFILFILAYIHIAFSRSPINCLEHVREKWPRDGILRVEIQRNSSRAPIFLQFYDSDGLQGLVKEPEGEGGGGGLGLAALHHEEEDEEEMTLEMFDNSSVRFELDIEPRLKPSLSGGGGGLNDSQDLSFSQAPTKVWPQEDYIVEYSLEYGFLRLSQTTRQRLNIPVMVVTLNPMKDHCFGDSFSRLLLDEFLGYDDILMSSVKALAENEEDKGFLRNVVSGEHYRFVSMWMARTSYLAAFVIMVIFTLSVSMLLRYSHHQIFVFIVDLLQMLEMNMTIAFPAAPLLTVILALVGMEAIMSEFFNDTTTAFYIILIVWLADQYDAICCHTNTSKRHWLRFFYLYHFAFYAYHYRFNGQYSSLALVTSWLFIQHSMIYFFHHYELPAILQQIRIQEMLLQNQLAGQGGNQTALQDNLNNNTTTAAAAPARGGEANGQVRPPDEPLASSVAQAQGSATLASQSNGLAGSAALEGAVGESTTELDWLAETTAIITEALSSSAPQPGGSLPLLESTAGGLLGEARGVGRVGVSEAGLSVVAEIRMGGGGGGESTSGTGPSLMAVEIKTIVACRGSAAGSGLPPPSPMGGLQEAETCFSSVRPSLPQPPFPHTDCSRAVVGEPKCPRQSPTDWDSKTEEAPSPTPS comes from the exons GCACTCTTTATTCTCTTCATCCTGGCCTATATCCACATCGCTTTCTCACGCTCGCCTATCAACTGCCTGGAGCACGTTCGGGAGAAGTGGCCGCGTGACGGCATCCTGCGAGTGGAGATCCAGCGCAACTCGTCGCGTGCGCCCATCTTCCTGCAGTTCTATGACTCAGACGGTCTCCAGGGCCTGGTCAAGGAgccggagggggagggaggaggaggagggctgggcCTGGCCGCGCTCCAccacgaggaggaggacgaggaggagatgACCCTGGAGATGTTTGACAACAGTTCTGTGAGG TTTGAGCTTGACATCGAGCCGCGGCTGAAGCCCTCACTGAGTGGTGGGGGAGGGGGCCTCAACGACAGCCAGGACCTCTCCTTCAGCCAGGCGCCCACTAAAG TGTGGCCTCAGGAGGATTACATAGTGGAGTACTCTCTGGAGTACGGCTTCCTCCGCTTGTCCCAGACCACCCGTCAGCGCCTCAACATCCCTGTCATGGTCGTCACACTGA acCCCATGAAGGATCACTGCTTTGGGGACAGCTTCAGTCGCCTCCTCCTGGATGAGTTCCTGGGCTACGATGACATCCTGATGTCTAGTGTCAAGGCCCTGGCAGAGAACGAGGAGGACAAAG GCTTCCTCAGGAATGTGGTGTCCGGAGAACACTACCGATTTGTCAGCATGTGGATGGCTCGCACCTCCTACCTGGCTGCCTTTGTCATCATGGTAATATTC accctgtcagtgtctATGCTGCTGCGCTATTCCCACCACCAGATCTTTGTCTTCATTG TGGACCTTCTGCAGATGTTGGAGATGAACATGACTATTGCTTTCCCAGCAGCGCCTCTGCTTACCGTCATCCTGGCTCTCGTGG gcaTGGAGGCCATCATGTCGGAGTTCTTCAACGACACCACCACCGCCTTCTACATCATCCTCATCGTGTGGCTGGCCGACCAGTACGACGCCATCTGCTGCCACACAAACACCAGCAAACGTCATTGGCTGAG GTTCTTCTATCTGTATCACTTTGCGTTCTACGCCTACCACTACCGCTTCAACGGCCAGTACAGCAGCCTGGCTTTGGTCACCTCCTGGCTCTTCATACAG cacTCCATGATCTACTTCTTCCACCACTATGAGCTTCCGGCCATCCTGCAACAGATCCGCATCCAGGAGATGCTGCTGCAGAACCAGCTGGCGGGCCAGGGGGGCAACCAGACGGCCCTGCAGGACaacctcaacaacaacaccaccaccgcTGCAGCAGCCCCAGCTCGGGGAGGGGAAGCCAACGGCCAGGTCCGACCGCCAGATGAGCCCCTGGCTTCTTCAGTGGCCCAGGCCCAAGGTTCAGCGACCCTGGCTTCCCAGTCAAACGGCCTGGCCGGGAGCGCCGCGTTAGAAGGGGCCGTAGGAGAGTCGACGACGGAGCTGGACTGGTTGGCGGAGACGACAGCCATCATCACGGAGGCCTTGTCTTCCTCAGCCCCCCAACCTGGGGGGTCTTTGCCTTTGCTGGAGAGCACGGCAGGGGGATTGCTGGGGGAGGCCAGAGGGGTGGGGAGGGTTGGTGTTTCTGAGGCAGGCCTCAGCGTGGTGGCGGAGATTCGaatggggggtggtggtggaggagagagCACAAGTGGTACCGGTCCCAGCTTGATGGCAGTGGAAATCAAAACCATAGTGGCCTGTAGAGGCAGTGCAGCAGGATCAGgcctgcctcctccctctccaaTGGGAGGACTCCAGGAAGCAGAGACTTGCTTCTCTAGTGTCAGGCCGTCCCTTCCTCAACCACCTTTTCCACACACAGACTGCAGTAGGGCAGTGGTTGGGGAGCCAAAATGCCCCAGGCAGAGCCCCACAGATTGGGACTCCAAGACTGAGGAAGCCCCCAGCCCCACTCCATCctga